In a genomic window of Terriglobales bacterium:
- a CDS encoding protein kinase: MAGPTVTKIGKYDVIEVLGKGGMGVVYKAMDNRIGRLVAIKMMTGGFADNPDLLKRFYREAQATGMLEHPNIVIVYELGDQDGNPYMVMQYLEGEPLDKMIQQRREISMVEKLGYIIQACNGLNYAHQRGLVHRDIKPANLMVLKDGTCKLVDFGIARLGDTSLTRTGQVVGTIHYMSPEQINAQVVDGRTDIWSTGVMLFELLTYTLPFEGNDMASTLLKIIHEQPPSLSKFLNNYPPDLDEVIQRALAKDREERYATAEDFAFDLGRAQEQLKKQVVSEYVDRARGFMERQELQKAKELLQQVLRVDTAHTVAKELMHEVQQRISKQVRGEQIRQLRSNAEDAMAHKMYDDALAYVEQALSMDKTNTELLNLRDIVKAAKEKKDKAVAALRKAESAQQVGDLDVALKAAEEAVGIDPENTQARTLHASLAREVAEHSKQRDMQKLLDEARRDITGRKYTAAFDVLKKAEEIDPASPELHNLMNLASSGRDQESKRRELEKLSNEIEDALARDDYKVACVKADEALQKYPSEPAFLKLKALADKQREAGEKKKFAEEQIVKARKLLDTGKATEALALLESAQQRAPGDARLQSLLAIVRESAEREKAERTKDEFLSKAKECLRKKDYDGAVMVLEMAQAQIEGSAEINDLLQFARDEAAQQARRAKTETALKEVQRLMAEEEYDRAVVLLESTLKEAPDDELKVLLEDAKRHKDEAAKKVQVAITKAQRLLEARKVDDAVTFLEGLPKSFAKSAEFTNLLEKARSEQDMVRAVGGAVQQAKAAIEKGDFASAINIVEACKKTYGETPDIKAALADIESKKVSMARQVVEKAVRDARTLLLSRQYQAALRSLHGAGPLVAAAPPELQQQYNALKTDAEKGASRIQKEQDLKGTIVAGSLDMSKTMVAGSVEAPTAAAPAPVSGVQRRVVVAPPPPKKAPVMLIVIAAVILAVIGGGVFAFRDRIWPPQRDAYVEINAVPWGTVTSARQLNGRFHEDYKKDNQTPLRLALPAGEYEITIAGPTGQEKTEKVKISPQSTGSITPVFEQLDVEKIVNAK; the protein is encoded by the coding sequence ATGGCAGGCCCGACAGTCACCAAGATCGGTAAGTACGACGTCATCGAGGTCCTGGGCAAGGGCGGCATGGGCGTTGTCTATAAGGCCATGGACAACCGCATCGGCCGCCTGGTCGCCATCAAGATGATGACCGGCGGCTTCGCCGACAATCCCGACCTGCTCAAACGCTTCTACCGCGAAGCCCAGGCCACGGGCATGCTGGAGCACCCCAATATCGTCATCGTGTACGAGTTGGGCGACCAGGACGGCAATCCTTACATGGTCATGCAGTACCTGGAGGGTGAGCCGCTGGACAAGATGATACAGCAGCGGCGCGAGATCTCCATGGTGGAGAAGCTCGGCTACATCATCCAGGCCTGCAACGGGCTGAACTACGCGCATCAGCGCGGCCTGGTGCACCGCGACATCAAGCCGGCCAATCTGATGGTGCTCAAGGACGGCACCTGCAAGCTGGTGGACTTCGGGATCGCCCGCCTGGGCGACACCAGCCTGACCCGCACCGGCCAGGTCGTCGGCACGATCCACTACATGTCGCCGGAGCAGATCAACGCCCAGGTGGTGGACGGGCGCACCGACATCTGGTCCACCGGGGTCATGCTCTTCGAGCTGCTGACGTACACGCTGCCGTTCGAAGGCAACGACATGGCCTCGACCCTGCTGAAGATCATCCACGAGCAACCGCCCTCGCTGAGCAAGTTCCTCAACAATTACCCGCCCGATCTCGATGAAGTGATCCAGCGCGCGCTCGCCAAGGACCGCGAGGAGCGCTACGCCACGGCCGAGGATTTCGCCTTCGACCTGGGGCGCGCCCAGGAACAGCTCAAGAAGCAGGTGGTGAGCGAGTACGTGGACCGGGCGCGCGGCTTCATGGAGCGCCAGGAGCTGCAGAAGGCCAAAGAACTGCTGCAGCAGGTGCTGCGCGTAGACACCGCCCATACCGTCGCCAAGGAGCTGATGCACGAGGTGCAGCAGCGCATCTCCAAGCAGGTACGCGGCGAGCAGATACGGCAGCTCCGCTCCAACGCGGAAGATGCCATGGCGCACAAGATGTACGACGACGCCCTGGCCTACGTCGAGCAGGCTCTGTCGATGGACAAGACCAACACCGAGCTGCTCAACCTGCGCGACATAGTCAAGGCCGCCAAGGAGAAGAAGGACAAGGCAGTGGCGGCTCTGCGCAAGGCGGAATCTGCGCAGCAGGTGGGCGACCTGGACGTCGCCCTGAAGGCGGCGGAAGAAGCGGTCGGTATCGACCCCGAGAATACTCAGGCCAGGACCCTGCACGCCTCCCTGGCTCGAGAGGTGGCGGAGCATTCCAAGCAGCGGGATATGCAAAAGCTGCTGGACGAGGCGCGGCGCGACATCACCGGCCGCAAGTACACCGCCGCGTTCGACGTCCTGAAGAAGGCCGAGGAGATCGATCCGGCGAGTCCCGAACTGCACAACCTGATGAACCTGGCTTCCTCGGGGCGGGACCAGGAGAGCAAGCGACGGGAGCTGGAGAAGCTGTCGAACGAGATTGAGGACGCTCTCGCCCGCGACGACTACAAGGTCGCCTGCGTCAAGGCAGACGAAGCGCTGCAGAAGTACCCAAGCGAGCCCGCGTTCCTCAAGCTCAAGGCCCTAGCCGATAAGCAGCGGGAGGCCGGGGAAAAGAAGAAATTCGCCGAAGAACAGATCGTCAAGGCCCGCAAGCTGCTGGACACGGGGAAGGCGACCGAAGCGCTGGCTTTGCTGGAGAGCGCGCAGCAGCGGGCGCCCGGGGACGCGCGCTTGCAATCGCTGCTGGCCATCGTCCGCGAGAGCGCGGAGCGGGAGAAGGCTGAGCGTACCAAGGACGAGTTCCTCTCGAAAGCCAAGGAATGCTTGCGCAAGAAGGACTACGACGGCGCCGTCATGGTGCTGGAGATGGCGCAGGCCCAGATCGAGGGCTCGGCCGAGATCAACGACCTGCTGCAGTTCGCGCGCGATGAAGCGGCCCAGCAGGCCCGCCGCGCCAAGACCGAGACGGCGCTGAAGGAAGTGCAGCGGCTGATGGCGGAGGAGGAGTACGACCGCGCTGTCGTCCTGCTGGAGAGCACCCTCAAGGAAGCGCCGGACGACGAACTGAAGGTGCTGCTGGAGGACGCGAAGCGGCACAAAGATGAAGCGGCCAAGAAGGTCCAGGTCGCGATCACCAAAGCGCAGAGATTGCTGGAAGCGCGCAAGGTCGACGACGCCGTCACCTTCCTGGAGGGACTGCCTAAGTCCTTCGCCAAGTCAGCCGAGTTCACCAACCTGCTGGAAAAGGCGCGCAGCGAGCAGGACATGGTGCGGGCGGTCGGCGGCGCGGTGCAGCAGGCCAAGGCAGCGATCGAGAAAGGCGACTTCGCCAGCGCCATCAACATCGTCGAGGCCTGCAAGAAGACCTACGGAGAGACCCCTGACATCAAGGCCGCGCTGGCCGATATCGAGAGCAAGAAAGTCAGCATGGCGCGGCAGGTGGTGGAAAAGGCGGTGCGCGACGCGCGGACGCTGCTGCTGTCGCGACAGTATCAGGCGGCCTTGCGGTCCCTGCATGGCGCCGGCCCGCTGGTGGCGGCCGCGCCACCGGAGCTGCAGCAGCAGTACAACGCGCTGAAGACGGACGCGGAAAAGGGCGCCTCGCGGATCCAGAAGGAACAGGACCTGAAGGGAACCATCGTCGCCGGTTCGCTGGACATGTCCAAGACCATGGTGGCGGGCTCGGTGGAAGCGCCGACGGCAGCGGCCCCGGCCCCGGTCTCGGGGGTCCAACGCCGGGTGGTGGTGGCGCCGCCGCCGCCCAAGAAGGCGCCGGTGATGCTGATCGTGATCGCGGCCGTTATCCTGGCCGTGATCGGCGGCGGGGTCTTCGCTTTCCGCGACCGGATCTGGCCGCCCCAGCGGGACGCCTACGTCGAGATCAACGCCGTTCCGTGGGGAACGGTGACGTCGGCCCGCCAGCTCAATGGCAGGTTCCACGAGGATTACAAGAAGGACAATCAGACGCCCCTGCGGCTGGCATTGCCGGCGGGCGAATACGAGATTACGATCGCGGGTCCGACCGGGCAGGAGAAGACCGAGAAGGTGAAGATCAGCCCGCAGTCCACCGGATCCATCACCCCGGTGTTTGAGCAATTGGATGTGGAGAAGATCGTCAATGCGAAATAA